From a region of the Kaistia sp. 32K genome:
- the pncB gene encoding nicotinate phosphoribosyltransferase: protein MSLDIATRVYNHGFRIDPIVRTLLDTDFYKFLMLQLIRAKSPDVRATFGMINRTKSVRLGEVIDEQELRDQLDHARTLRFQKNELIWLAGNTFYGVKQIFKPEFLDWLEGFQLPEYELRRTEDGQYELRFEGLWSETTLWEVPALAIVSELRARAAMKGMSRFELDVLYAKAKAKLWGKIERLRVLAQEGPLKVSDFGTRRRHGYLWQKWCVEALQEGLGDNFVGTSNVKMAMAAGLEAIGTNAHELPMVYAALAESDEALRNAPYDVLRDWQEMYDGNLLVMLPDTYGTTQFLRNAPDWILNWKGLRPDSKPPIEGAEEAIAWWQLHGCDPREKLIVLSDGMDIDTIEEAARHFRGRVNLSIGWGTNVTNDFRDCAPDGKDDRLQAISLVCKVVSANGRPAVKLSDNANKATGPADEIARYRRVFGHQDLMAQPLLV, encoded by the coding sequence ATGTCGCTCGATATCGCTACCCGCGTGTACAATCACGGCTTTCGCATCGATCCGATCGTGCGGACGCTGCTCGACACGGACTTCTACAAGTTCCTGATGCTGCAGCTGATCCGGGCCAAGTCGCCGGACGTGCGGGCGACCTTCGGCATGATCAACCGCACCAAATCGGTGCGGCTCGGCGAGGTCATCGACGAGCAGGAGTTGCGCGACCAGCTCGATCACGCGCGGACGCTGCGCTTCCAGAAGAACGAATTGATCTGGCTCGCCGGCAATACGTTCTACGGCGTGAAGCAGATCTTCAAGCCGGAGTTCCTCGACTGGCTCGAAGGCTTCCAGCTGCCGGAATATGAGCTCCGCCGCACCGAGGACGGCCAGTACGAGCTGCGCTTCGAGGGGCTCTGGTCGGAAACGACGCTCTGGGAAGTGCCGGCGCTCGCCATCGTCAGCGAGCTGCGCGCCCGCGCCGCTATGAAGGGCATGAGCCGGTTCGAGCTCGACGTGCTCTATGCCAAGGCGAAGGCCAAGCTCTGGGGCAAGATTGAGCGGCTGCGCGTGCTGGCGCAGGAAGGGCCGCTCAAAGTCTCCGATTTCGGCACAAGGCGGCGCCACGGCTATCTCTGGCAGAAATGGTGCGTCGAGGCGCTGCAGGAGGGTCTCGGCGACAATTTCGTCGGCACCTCGAACGTCAAGATGGCGATGGCCGCCGGTCTCGAGGCGATCGGCACCAATGCGCATGAGCTGCCGATGGTCTATGCGGCGCTGGCCGAGAGCGACGAGGCGCTGCGCAACGCGCCTTACGACGTGCTGCGCGACTGGCAGGAGATGTATGACGGCAATCTGCTCGTCATGCTGCCGGATACCTATGGCACGACGCAGTTCCTGCGCAATGCACCGGACTGGATCCTGAACTGGAAGGGACTGCGCCCGGATTCGAAGCCGCCGATCGAGGGCGCCGAGGAGGCGATCGCCTGGTGGCAGCTGCATGGCTGCGACCCGCGCGAGAAGCTGATCGTGCTGTCGGACGGCATGGACATCGATACGATCGAGGAGGCGGCGCGCCATTTCCGCGGCCGCGTCAATCTCTCGATCGGCTGGGGCACCAACGTCACCAACGATTTTCGCGATTGTGCCCCGGACGGCAAGGACGACCGGCTGCAGGCGATCTCGCTGGTCTGCAAGGTCGTCTCGGCCAATGGCCGCCCGGCGGTCAAGCTCTCCGACAACGCCAACAAGGCGACCGGCCCGGCGGACGAGATCGCCCGCTACCGCCGCGTCTTCGGCCACCAGGACCTGATGGCGCAACCGCTGCTGGTCTGA
- the dapF gene encoding diaminopimelate epimerase, whose translation MNAPFAKMNGIGNRITVLDMRGAETRLNADQARAIAADPLTEFDQLMVIEPPRTAGTDAFMTIFNTDGSLSGACGNGTRCVALVLNRENGHEAIKLETSAGLLDVRVRDAVNITVDMGEPRFGWAEIPLSRPFEDTTAIDLSFGPVDAPILSRPAVANIGNPHAIYWVDDVAAIDLGRIGPILERDPMFPERANISIAEVTSASAITLRVWERGAGLTLACGSAACATAVSAARLGKTGRIVDVRLPGGVLNIEWRPDNHIWMTGAAEFEHEGVIGLGNEIRIEVAPDTVARRA comes from the coding sequence ATGAACGCCCCCTTCGCCAAGATGAACGGTATCGGCAACCGGATCACCGTGCTCGACATGCGCGGCGCCGAAACGCGCCTGAACGCCGACCAGGCGCGCGCGATCGCCGCTGATCCGCTCACGGAATTCGACCAGCTGATGGTAATCGAGCCGCCGCGAACCGCCGGCACCGACGCCTTCATGACGATCTTCAACACCGACGGCTCGCTTTCCGGCGCCTGCGGCAACGGCACGCGCTGCGTCGCGCTCGTGCTGAATCGCGAGAACGGTCACGAGGCAATCAAGCTCGAAACCTCGGCCGGCCTGCTCGACGTCCGCGTCCGCGATGCCGTCAACATCACCGTCGACATGGGCGAGCCGCGCTTCGGCTGGGCCGAGATCCCGCTTTCCCGCCCGTTCGAGGACACGACCGCCATCGATCTGAGCTTCGGCCCCGTCGATGCGCCGATCCTGTCGCGGCCGGCGGTGGCGAATATCGGCAATCCCCACGCGATCTACTGGGTCGACGACGTCGCGGCGATCGACCTCGGCCGCATCGGCCCGATCCTCGAGCGCGACCCGATGTTCCCCGAGCGCGCCAACATCTCGATCGCCGAGGTGACGTCGGCGAGCGCGATCACGCTCCGCGTGTGGGAACGCGGCGCCGGGCTGACGCTCGCCTGCGGCTCGGCCGCCTGCGCCACCGCCGTCTCCGCCGCCCGCCTCGGCAAGACCGGCCGCATCGTCGACGTCCGCCTGCCCGGCGGCGTGCTGAACATCGAATGGCGCCCCGACAACCACATCTGGATGACGGGCGCTGCCGAATTCGAGCATGAGGGCGTCATCGGCCTCGGCAACGAGATCCGCATCGAGGTTGCGCCGGACACGGTCGCCCGCCGCGCATGA
- the mtaB gene encoding tRNA (N(6)-L-threonylcarbamoyladenosine(37)-C(2))-methylthiotransferase MtaB, with translation MTIETITFGCRLNTLETEVMRTRAAEAGLSDAVIINTCAVTAEAVRQARQTIRRTRRERPDVKIVVSGCAAQTEPATFAAMDEVDLVLGNEEKLSAAAYRPLGLRIADHERVKVADIMDVRETAGHLVAGMDGHTRSFVQVQNGCDHRCTFCIIPYGRGPSRSVPMGAIVEQIRQLTATGHAEIVLTGVDMTAYGADLPGRPTLGTLVATILKLVPELPRLRLSSIDTIEVDDALMRAIAEDERLMPHLHLSLQAGDDMILKRMRRRHGRADAIRFCADVRRLRPDIVFGADIIAGFPTETEAMFENSLAMVDECGLTHLHVFPFSPRPGTPAARMPQLDAATIKARAARLREKGQATLQAHLAREIGATRRVLMEKGGVGRTEHFTPVSMPGIAAGTLVPAQIVGRTASGLLATPLAEAA, from the coding sequence ATGACGATCGAGACGATCACCTTCGGCTGCCGCCTGAACACGCTCGAAACCGAGGTGATGCGGACCCGGGCCGCGGAAGCGGGCCTTTCCGACGCGGTGATCATCAACACCTGCGCGGTCACGGCGGAAGCCGTCCGCCAGGCGCGGCAGACGATCCGCCGGACCCGCCGCGAGCGGCCGGACGTGAAGATCGTCGTCTCCGGCTGCGCCGCGCAGACGGAACCCGCCACCTTCGCCGCCATGGACGAGGTCGATCTCGTCCTCGGCAATGAGGAAAAGCTGAGCGCCGCCGCCTACCGCCCGCTGGGGCTTCGGATCGCCGACCACGAGCGTGTCAAAGTCGCCGACATCATGGACGTGCGCGAGACGGCGGGTCATCTCGTCGCCGGCATGGACGGGCACACGCGAAGCTTCGTGCAGGTGCAGAACGGCTGCGATCATCGCTGCACCTTCTGCATCATCCCTTATGGCCGCGGCCCCTCGCGCTCGGTGCCGATGGGCGCGATCGTCGAGCAGATCCGCCAGCTCACCGCGACCGGCCATGCCGAGATCGTGCTGACCGGCGTCGACATGACCGCCTATGGCGCCGACCTGCCGGGAAGGCCGACGCTCGGCACGCTGGTCGCGACCATCCTGAAACTCGTTCCCGAGCTGCCGCGCCTGCGCCTCTCCTCGATCGACACGATCGAGGTTGACGACGCGCTGATGCGGGCGATCGCCGAGGACGAGCGGCTGATGCCGCATCTGCATCTGTCGCTGCAGGCCGGCGACGACATGATTTTGAAGCGCATGAGGCGCCGGCATGGCCGCGCTGACGCGATCCGCTTCTGCGCCGACGTCCGGCGGCTTCGCCCCGACATCGTCTTCGGCGCCGACATCATCGCCGGCTTCCCGACCGAGACGGAGGCGATGTTCGAGAACTCGCTCGCCATGGTCGACGAGTGCGGCCTGACGCATCTGCATGTCTTCCCGTTCTCGCCGCGTCCGGGTACGCCGGCCGCGCGCATGCCGCAGCTCGATGCCGCCACCATCAAGGCCCGCGCCGCGCGGCTGCGCGAAAAGGGCCAGGCGACGCTCCAGGCGCATCTGGCGCGCGAGATCGGCGCCACGCGCCGCGTGCTGATGGAAAAGGGCGGCGTCGGCCGCACCGAGCATTTCACCCCGGTCTCCATGCCGGGTATCGCCGCCGGAACGCTGGTTCCGGCGCAGATCGTTGGACGGACCGCTTCGGGCCTCCTCGCCACCCCACTCGCAGAGGCCGCCTGA
- the ftsY gene encoding signal recognition particle-docking protein FtsY has protein sequence MAEEKKGLFRRWFGGGAPKPEEQAPELVATPEPVAVAEPEPVTAEAPAPVVVPAEAIELVETVTPIEAVVVEAEPEPTVAEREAPVVAEIAAPEPVAEAPVPAPAAPPAAPRPTGFFAAPAAPAAAPEPAPKQNWFQRLKAGLSRSSNAISDGIVSVFTKRKLDADTLEEFEDVLIQADLGLTTSSAIIEALKKGRFGKEIDGDEVKAILAEEVTKVLAPVAKPLVIDPARKPHVVLVVGVNGTGKTTTIGKLAAKLRAEGRSVMLAAGDTFRAAAVEQLKIWGQRTGSAVVARSIGADAAGLAFDALKDAQANGTDVLLIDTAGRLQNRTELMAELEKVIRVIKKQDPTAPHSVLLTLDATTGQNALQQVEIFGRVAGVSGLVMTKLDGTARGGILVAIASKYGLPIHFIGVGEGIDDLEPFAADDFARAIAGIAS, from the coding sequence ATGGCAGAAGAAAAGAAGGGCCTGTTCCGTCGCTGGTTCGGCGGCGGCGCGCCGAAGCCGGAGGAGCAGGCGCCCGAGCTCGTCGCGACGCCCGAGCCGGTCGCAGTCGCCGAGCCCGAGCCGGTCACCGCCGAGGCCCCTGCTCCCGTTGTAGTGCCGGCGGAGGCGATCGAGCTTGTCGAGACCGTCACGCCGATCGAGGCCGTCGTGGTCGAAGCCGAGCCCGAGCCGACCGTGGCCGAGCGGGAAGCGCCCGTCGTCGCCGAGATCGCGGCGCCCGAACCCGTCGCAGAAGCGCCAGTCCCGGCTCCGGCGGCACCGCCCGCAGCGCCCCGCCCGACCGGTTTCTTCGCGGCGCCGGCCGCGCCCGCCGCTGCCCCGGAACCCGCACCAAAACAGAACTGGTTCCAGCGGCTGAAGGCCGGCCTGTCGCGCTCGTCCAACGCGATTTCCGACGGCATCGTCTCGGTCTTCACCAAGCGCAAGCTCGACGCCGACACGCTGGAGGAATTCGAGGACGTGCTGATCCAGGCCGATCTCGGCCTGACGACGTCGTCGGCGATCATCGAGGCGCTGAAGAAGGGCCGCTTCGGCAAGGAGATCGACGGCGACGAGGTCAAGGCGATCCTGGCCGAGGAGGTGACAAAAGTCCTCGCGCCGGTGGCGAAGCCGCTCGTCATCGATCCCGCCCGCAAGCCGCATGTCGTCCTCGTCGTCGGCGTCAACGGCACCGGCAAGACGACGACGATCGGCAAGCTCGCGGCGAAGCTTCGCGCCGAGGGCCGTTCGGTCATGCTCGCCGCCGGCGACACGTTCCGCGCCGCGGCGGTGGAGCAGCTGAAGATCTGGGGCCAGCGCACCGGCTCGGCCGTCGTCGCGCGCTCGATCGGCGCCGACGCCGCCGGCCTCGCCTTCGACGCGCTCAAGGACGCGCAGGCGAACGGCACCGACGTGCTCCTGATCGACACGGCCGGGCGGCTGCAGAACCGCACCGAGCTGATGGCGGAGCTCGAAAAGGTCATCCGCGTGATCAAGAAGCAGGATCCGACCGCGCCGCACAGCGTGCTTCTGACGCTCGACGCCACCACCGGGCAGAACGCGCTGCAGCAGGTCGAGATCTTCGGCCGCGTCGCCGGCGTTTCCGGCCTAGTCATGACCAAGCTGGACGGCACGGCGCGCGGCGGCATCCTGGTGGCGATCGCCTCCAAATACGGCCTGCCGATCCACTTCATCGGCGTCGGCGAGGGCATCGACGATCTCGAGCCCTTCGCGGCCGACGATTTCGCCCGCGCCATCGCCGGCATCGCCAGCTAG
- a CDS encoding septation protein A gives MTLEIERAPNDPARKELNPLLKLALELGPLGVFFFANARADIYWATGLFMAATLAALAVSYAMTRKLPIMPLVTGVVVVVFGGLTLWLHDDTFIKLKPTIVNTLFGAVLLGGLVFGRSLLGYVFDSVFKLTDEGWRKLTFRWGLFFLALAILNVVVWKAADAYYSADAKAATDLWVNFKVFGIMPLTFLFTLFQLPLISRTTIAEDKPETQPTR, from the coding sequence ATGACACTCGAAATCGAACGCGCCCCCAACGATCCCGCCCGCAAGGAGCTCAATCCGCTCCTCAAGCTGGCCCTGGAGCTCGGACCGCTCGGCGTCTTCTTCTTCGCCAACGCCCGCGCCGACATCTACTGGGCGACGGGCCTGTTCATGGCGGCGACGCTGGCGGCGCTGGCCGTCTCCTACGCGATGACGCGCAAGCTGCCGATCATGCCGCTGGTGACGGGCGTCGTCGTGGTGGTGTTCGGCGGGCTGACGCTCTGGCTGCACGACGACACCTTCATCAAGCTGAAGCCGACCATCGTCAACACGCTGTTCGGCGCGGTCCTGCTCGGCGGCCTCGTCTTCGGCCGCTCGCTGCTCGGCTATGTCTTCGATAGTGTCTTCAAGCTGACCGACGAGGGCTGGCGCAAGCTCACCTTCCGCTGGGGCCTGTTCTTCCTGGCGCTCGCCATCCTGAACGTCGTCGTCTGGAAGGCCGCAGACGCCTACTATTCGGCCGACGCGAAGGCGGCGACCGATCTCTGGGTGAATTTCAAGGTGTTCGGCATCATGCCGCTGACCTTCCTCTTCACCCTGTTCCAGCTGCCGCTGATCTCGCGCACGACGATCGCCGAGGACAAACCCGAGACGCAGCCGACGCGCTGA
- a CDS encoding DsbE family thiol:disulfide interchange protein → MSETRSPVEAKPPRSLVRRLLISAPIATFAALAVIFVIRLEQGGDPSLIPSALIGRPAPVTVLPPLEGLDKPGLDTAALDGKVTLVNIWASWCVPCREEHPLLEKLAADKRIQLVGINYKDQPANARAFLGQLGNPYAAVGVDEKGRSSIDWGVYGVPETFLIGRDGTIRFKFVGPLSDDSLEKVMMPEIEKALAAS, encoded by the coding sequence GTGAGCGAGACCCGGTCTCCGGTCGAGGCGAAGCCGCCCCGCTCGCTCGTGCGGCGCCTGCTGATCTCGGCGCCGATCGCCACCTTCGCCGCGCTCGCCGTGATCTTCGTCATCCGGCTGGAGCAGGGGGGCGATCCGTCGCTGATCCCCTCGGCGCTGATCGGGCGCCCGGCGCCCGTGACGGTGCTGCCGCCGCTCGAAGGCCTCGACAAACCCGGCCTCGATACGGCCGCGCTCGACGGCAAGGTGACGCTGGTCAATATCTGGGCGTCCTGGTGCGTGCCCTGTCGCGAGGAGCACCCGTTGCTCGAGAAGCTGGCCGCCGACAAGCGCATCCAGCTCGTCGGCATCAACTACAAGGACCAGCCGGCCAACGCGCGCGCCTTCCTTGGCCAGCTCGGCAATCCCTATGCCGCCGTTGGCGTCGACGAGAAGGGCCGCAGCTCGATCGACTGGGGCGTCTATGGCGTGCCGGAGACGTTTCTCATCGGCCGCGACGGCACGATCCGCTTCAAGTTCGTCGGCCCGCTCAGCGACGACAGCCTCGAAAAAGTGATGATGCCGGAGATCGAAAAGGCGCTGGCCGCGTCCTGA
- the ccmD gene encoding heme exporter protein CcmD, with the protein MIEALGPHAGFILAAYGVTIVIILALFAWIVLDGRHLRRQLADLEARGIRRRSARKAAGKTAGSATVKP; encoded by the coding sequence ATGATCGAAGCCTTGGGACCGCATGCCGGCTTCATCCTCGCCGCCTATGGCGTGACGATCGTCATCATCCTGGCGCTCTTCGCCTGGATCGTCCTCGACGGCCGCCATCTGCGCCGCCAGCTCGCCGATCTCGAGGCGCGCGGCATCCGCCGCCGTTCGGCGCGCAAGGCCGCCGGCAAGACCGCTGGCAGCGCCACGGTGAAGCCGTGA
- a CDS encoding heme ABC transporter permease: MALLDLANPTRFMSLADRLLPWLWAVTALVLGTGLYLALFVAPADYQQGETVKIMFIHVPAAWLSMFGYGMMAVSALGTLVWRHPLADVAARAIAPIGAAFTLMALLTGSLWGKPMWGTWWEWDARMTSVLILFLMYLGLIALWNAIEDPNKAGRVGAVLILVGSVNLPIIKFSVDWWNTLHQPASVFRMGGSTIDASMLYPLLICAIGATLLFLALSLMAMRNEILRRRIRALRLVAAASPAGAPA, from the coding sequence ATGGCCCTTCTCGATCTCGCCAATCCGACGCGCTTCATGTCGCTCGCCGATCGCCTCCTGCCCTGGCTCTGGGCGGTGACGGCGCTCGTCCTCGGCACGGGGCTGTATCTGGCCCTCTTCGTCGCGCCGGCGGACTATCAGCAGGGCGAGACGGTCAAGATCATGTTCATCCACGTGCCGGCCGCGTGGCTCTCCATGTTCGGCTACGGCATGATGGCCGTCTCGGCGCTCGGCACACTGGTCTGGCGCCATCCGCTCGCCGACGTCGCCGCCCGCGCCATCGCGCCGATCGGCGCCGCCTTCACGCTGATGGCGCTCCTGACCGGTTCGCTCTGGGGCAAGCCGATGTGGGGCACCTGGTGGGAATGGGATGCGCGCATGACCTCCGTGCTGATCCTGTTCCTGATGTATCTCGGCCTGATCGCGCTCTGGAACGCCATCGAGGATCCGAACAAGGCCGGCCGTGTCGGCGCCGTGCTGATCCTCGTCGGCTCGGTCAACCTGCCGATCATCAAGTTTTCGGTCGACTGGTGGAACACGCTGCACCAGCCGGCGAGCGTCTTCCGCATGGGCGGCTCGACCATCGACGCCAGCATGCTCTATCCGCTCCTGATCTGCGCCATCGGCGCGACGCTGCTGTTCCTGGCGTTGAGCCTGATGGCGATGCGCAACGAGATCCTGCGTCGCCGCATCCGCGCGCTCCGCCTCGTCGCCGCCGCGAGCCCCGCGGGAGCGCCGGCATGA
- a CDS encoding MFS transporter — MPVALYALTAGAFGIGVTEFVIMGLLMEVSVDFGVSISAAGLLISGYALGVVVGAPVLTALTARLSRKTTLLALMAIFTIGNLACALAPDYTTLMAARILTAFAHGTFFGVGSVVATTLVAPDRRASAIAIMFTGLTVANVLGVPFGTWLGQAFGWRATFWAVALVGLVAFAIIAVFVPRDRTAPEAPDFRRDLRALMRRPVLLGLLTTVLGYAGVFAVFTYIVPLLTEITGFAEGAVSPILFVFGGGLILGNLLGGKLADKHLVPTMLGSLMALAIVLGLMGFALENRILAVVSIGLLGASAFATVAPLQLWVLENAKGAGQSLASSFNIAAFNLGNALGAWLGGAVIDHGGLGSVAFIAALLPLAGFAVAVFALRTTPAEPTGALAPAGRTPE, encoded by the coding sequence ATGCCCGTCGCCCTCTACGCCCTGACGGCCGGTGCCTTCGGCATCGGCGTCACGGAATTCGTCATCATGGGCCTGCTGATGGAGGTCAGCGTCGATTTCGGCGTCTCGATCTCCGCTGCCGGCCTGCTCATCTCCGGCTATGCGCTCGGCGTTGTCGTCGGCGCGCCGGTCCTGACCGCGCTGACGGCCCGGCTGTCGCGCAAGACCACACTGCTGGCGCTGATGGCGATCTTTACCATCGGCAACCTCGCCTGCGCGCTGGCGCCGGATTACACGACGCTGATGGCGGCGCGGATCCTGACCGCCTTCGCCCATGGCACCTTCTTCGGTGTCGGCTCGGTCGTCGCGACGACGCTGGTGGCGCCGGACCGGCGGGCCTCCGCCATCGCCATCATGTTTACGGGCCTGACGGTCGCCAACGTGCTCGGCGTGCCCTTCGGCACCTGGCTCGGCCAGGCCTTCGGCTGGCGTGCGACGTTCTGGGCGGTGGCGCTTGTCGGCCTCGTCGCCTTCGCCATCATCGCCGTGTTCGTGCCGCGTGACCGCACGGCTCCCGAGGCGCCGGACTTCCGCCGCGACCTGCGGGCGCTGATGCGCCGTCCGGTGCTGCTCGGGCTGCTGACGACCGTGCTCGGCTATGCCGGCGTCTTCGCCGTCTTCACCTATATCGTGCCGCTCCTGACCGAGATCACCGGCTTCGCGGAGGGCGCCGTGTCGCCGATCCTGTTCGTCTTCGGCGGCGGCCTGATCCTCGGCAATCTTCTCGGCGGCAAGCTCGCCGACAAGCATCTGGTGCCGACCATGCTGGGCAGCCTGATGGCGCTCGCCATCGTGCTCGGGCTGATGGGCTTCGCGCTGGAGAACCGCATCCTCGCGGTCGTCTCGATCGGCCTTCTCGGCGCGTCCGCCTTCGCCACCGTGGCGCCGCTGCAGCTCTGGGTGCTGGAGAACGCGAAGGGAGCCGGGCAGAGCCTCGCCTCCAGCTTCAACATCGCCGCCTTCAACCTCGGCAATGCGCTCGGCGCCTGGCTGGGCGGCGCGGTCATCGATCATGGCGGGCTCGGATCAGTCGCCTTCATCGCCGCGCTGCTGCCGCTGGCGGGTTTCGCCGTCGCCGTCTTCGCGCTCCGGACGACGCCGGCCGAGCCCACCGGGGCGCTGGCCCCGGCCGGCAGGACGCCCGAATAA
- a CDS encoding ThuA domain-containing protein: MLNALIVYGGWPGHQPEQGAKKVEEILGQDGFDTHITQDYRALGSDQLDELDLVVPIITSDEIEKAQIERLSLAVRNGLGLASYHGGLATSFRNIVQFHYLVGVQWVAHPGDIVRYRVDVTRPDDPVMQGISSFDYVSEQYYLHYDPSIEILATTTFTGEHDPVTAGVVMPVVFKRRFGAGRVFYSALGHVAAEFDNAEMRTILRRGLNWAAREKA; this comes from the coding sequence ATGCTAAACGCCTTGATCGTCTACGGCGGATGGCCAGGTCACCAGCCCGAGCAAGGCGCAAAAAAAGTCGAAGAAATCCTCGGGCAAGACGGATTCGACACCCACATCACTCAGGACTACCGCGCGCTCGGCAGCGACCAGCTCGACGAGCTCGACCTCGTCGTGCCGATCATCACCAGCGACGAGATCGAAAAGGCCCAGATCGAGCGTCTCTCGCTCGCCGTGCGGAACGGGCTCGGGCTTGCCAGCTATCATGGCGGTCTCGCCACCTCGTTCCGCAACATCGTGCAGTTTCACTATCTGGTCGGGGTGCAATGGGTGGCGCATCCGGGCGACATCGTTCGCTACCGGGTCGACGTCACGCGGCCGGACGATCCGGTGATGCAGGGCATATCGAGCTTCGACTATGTGTCGGAGCAGTATTACCTGCATTACGATCCGTCGATCGAGATCTTGGCGACAACGACGTTTACCGGCGAGCATGATCCGGTCACCGCCGGCGTCGTCATGCCGGTCGTGTTCAAGCGGCGGTTCGGCGCCGGGCGCGTCTTCTATTCGGCGCTCGGGCATGTCGCGGCCGAGTTCGACAATGCCGAGATGCGGACGATCCTGCGCCGCGGCCTGAACTGGGCGGCGCGGGAGAAGGCATAG
- a CDS encoding inositol monophosphatase, with protein MRDELIGLAQAAGRIGLAYFRGAGTEKGVEEKGHLDLVTRADREVEAFLVSELQRLYPEDGICGEEGATHRPDARRQWVIDPIDGTFNFVRGMDPWAVSIGLYEDGAPAFGVIHAPARQETLSGGRGVDVLLNGEIVPPLPALDRKRGVIAVGFSTDTPVDKELAALRYILDDLKMTYRHCGSTTAAFLMLAAGQVDACLGFGVRSWDVMAALPVVEQLGGVSTIDWQASDILQKFDYLAGSAETVALARPILDWRPA; from the coding sequence ATGCGGGACGAACTGATTGGGCTGGCGCAGGCGGCGGGACGGATCGGTCTCGCCTATTTCCGTGGCGCGGGAACGGAGAAGGGGGTGGAGGAGAAGGGCCATCTCGATCTCGTCACCCGGGCGGATCGCGAGGTCGAGGCGTTTCTCGTTTCCGAATTGCAGCGCCTTTATCCGGAAGACGGCATCTGCGGCGAGGAGGGGGCGACCCACCGTCCGGATGCGCGCCGGCAATGGGTGATCGATCCGATCGACGGCACCTTCAATTTCGTCCGGGGCATGGATCCGTGGGCGGTGTCGATCGGTCTCTATGAAGACGGGGCGCCGGCGTTCGGCGTCATCCACGCACCGGCGCGCCAGGAGACGCTGTCGGGCGGGCGCGGCGTCGATGTCCTGTTGAATGGCGAGATCGTGCCGCCCCTGCCGGCGCTCGATCGCAAGCGCGGCGTGATCGCCGTCGGCTTCAGCACCGACACGCCGGTCGACAAGGAACTGGCGGCGCTTCGCTACATCCTCGACGATCTGAAGATGACCTATCGCCATTGCGGTTCGACGACCGCCGCCTTCCTGATGCTGGCGGCGGGCCAGGTTGATGCCTGCCTCGGCTTTGGCGTGCGCAGCTGGGACGTGATGGCCGCCCTGCCGGTGGTCGAGCAACTCGGCGGCGTGTCGACGATCGACTGGCAGGCATCGGACATCCTGCAGAAGTTCGACTATCTCGCCGGCTCGGCGGAAACGGTGGCGCTGGCGAGGCCTATACTGGATTGGCGTCCGGCCTGA